The following are encoded in a window of Halosolutus halophilus genomic DNA:
- the cofG gene encoding 7,8-didemethyl-8-hydroxy-5-deazariboflavin synthase subunit CofG, with protein sequence MLPGASEYGIDLSIDDAAVATLLDVGPEDVAGPSELTFARNVFVPLTTACRYTCTYCTYFDPPGRASLLSLEEVREICQRGADAGCTEALFTFGDDPDDRYTEIHDQLAEWGHDSIHTYLREACEVALEEGLLPHANPGDQTREQMAEVAAVNASMGVMLESTAAVDAHAGPRRKEPAQRLRTIRNAGELDVAFTTGILVGIGETWRDRAESLLAIAEMHDRYDHVQEVIVQPVVENERWSDGSPALETMRRVTAMARVALPEDVSVQVPPNLAPARDLIDCGVDDLGGVSPITDDHINPDYEWPALRELEEIAETAGLPLHERLPVYERFLPADLRPTDFDGVPAEGADDGDREWISPTIRSALAADDAAGDRYRGVLRDGTPG encoded by the coding sequence ATGCTTCCCGGGGCGAGCGAGTACGGTATCGACCTGTCGATCGACGACGCGGCCGTAGCGACGCTGCTGGACGTCGGGCCGGAGGACGTCGCCGGCCCGTCGGAGCTGACGTTCGCACGGAACGTCTTCGTTCCCCTGACGACGGCCTGCCGGTACACCTGTACCTACTGTACGTACTTCGATCCGCCGGGACGGGCGTCGCTGCTCTCGCTCGAGGAGGTCCGGGAGATCTGCCAGCGCGGAGCCGACGCGGGCTGTACTGAGGCGCTTTTCACCTTCGGGGACGACCCGGACGATCGCTACACGGAGATCCACGATCAGCTCGCGGAGTGGGGCCACGACTCGATTCACACCTACCTCCGCGAGGCCTGCGAGGTCGCCCTCGAGGAGGGACTGCTCCCCCACGCCAACCCCGGCGACCAGACCCGCGAGCAGATGGCCGAAGTCGCGGCCGTCAACGCCAGCATGGGCGTCATGCTCGAGTCGACCGCCGCAGTCGACGCCCACGCCGGCCCGCGAAGGAAGGAGCCGGCCCAGCGCCTGCGAACGATCCGGAACGCCGGCGAACTCGACGTCGCCTTCACCACGGGCATTCTGGTCGGTATCGGCGAGACGTGGCGCGATCGGGCCGAGAGCCTGCTCGCGATCGCCGAGATGCACGACAGGTACGATCACGTACAGGAGGTGATCGTCCAGCCGGTGGTGGAGAACGAGCGCTGGTCCGACGGCTCGCCCGCCCTCGAGACGATGCGCCGCGTGACGGCGATGGCTCGCGTCGCTTTGCCGGAGGACGTCTCCGTGCAGGTCCCGCCGAACCTCGCGCCCGCCCGGGACCTGATCGACTGCGGCGTCGACGACCTCGGCGGCGTCTCGCCGATCACCGACGATCACATCAACCCCGACTACGAGTGGCCCGCCCTGCGGGAACTCGAGGAGATCGCCGAGACAGCGGGGCTCCCCCTGCACGAACGCCTGCCCGTCTACGAGCGGTTCCTGCCCGCCGACCTGCGACCGACGGACTTCGACGGGGTGCCCGCGGAAGGGGCGGACGACGGCGACCGGGAGTGGATCTCCCCGACGATCCGATCAGCCCTCGCGGCCGACGACGCGGCCGGTGACCGCTACCGGGGCGTGCTCCGGGACGGCACTCCCGGTTGA
- a CDS encoding Hsp20/alpha crystallin family protein: protein MSDDRPPTEDDSTAEGTPDDGDDRTGASGFRFEAGLRSLTDLLDALVDVTVTDVLPPPAERTDRSTDRRRRSGDDPLGFHATRRRPSSAAGPLVDTRRADGEFVVTADVPDASRDDVSVGIDPRTSEVVITVSGVVLERVATPWRSVEATRVRFNNGVLEVRLRPDDS, encoded by the coding sequence GTGAGCGACGACCGACCGCCGACGGAGGACGACTCCACTGCGGAGGGGACACCCGACGACGGCGACGATCGAACCGGCGCGAGCGGATTCCGCTTCGAGGCCGGACTCCGGTCGCTCACGGACCTCCTCGATGCCCTCGTCGACGTGACGGTCACCGACGTCCTGCCGCCACCGGCCGAACGGACTGATCGGTCGACTGACCGACGACGTCGGTCGGGTGACGACCCCCTCGGCTTTCACGCGACGCGTCGGCGGCCATCATCGGCTGCCGGACCCCTCGTCGACACCCGGCGCGCCGACGGCGAGTTCGTCGTCACCGCCGACGTTCCGGACGCGAGCAGGGACGACGTCTCGGTCGGTATCGATCCGCGGACCAGCGAGGTGGTGATCACCGTCTCGGGGGTCGTCCTCGAACGGGTCGCGACGCCGTGGCGATCGGTCGAGGCGACCAGGGTTCGGTTCAACAACGGCGTGCTCGAGGTCAGGCTGCGGCCGGACGACTCCTGA